In a genomic window of Ipomoea triloba cultivar NCNSP0323 chromosome 3, ASM357664v1:
- the LOC116012351 gene encoding solute carrier family 25 member 44-like produces MDAARSQQRYQNEINWDKLDKTKFYVLGAGIFTGITVALYPISVVKTRLQVADHYAAEKNAFSVFRGVLKTDGIPGLYRGFGTVITGAIPARIIFLTALETIKVATFRMVEPFKLSEPTQAAIANGVGGMLASLCSQSIFVPIDVVSQRLMVQGYSGHANYNGGLDVVRKVLKSEGIRGLYRGFGLSVVTYSPSSAVWWASYGSSQRLMWTLLGHGTENGQPAPSQGMVVSVQAAGGIIAGATASCITTPLDTIKTRLQVMGHKNDRPNARQVVKQLIAEEGWSGLYRGLGPRFVSMSAWGTSMILAYEYLKRLCAKE; encoded by the exons ATGGATGCTGCTCGATCTCAACAACGTTATCAAAACGAAATTAACTGGGACAA GCTTGACAAAACTAAGTTCTATGTCTTGGGAGCTGGGATTTTTACTGGCATTACAGTTGCACTTTATCCCATTTCAGTTGTGAAGACGAGATTGCAGGTAGCTGACCATTATGCTGCAGAAAAGAATGCGTTTTCTGTGTTCAGAGGAGTTTTGAAAACAGATGGGATTCCCGGTTTGTATAGGGGTTTTGGTACAGTCATTACAGGTGCAATTCCTGCCAGAATTATATTTCTCACGGCATTGGAGACCATAAAAGTAGCCACCTTTCGGATGGTTGAGCCATTCAAATTATCAGAACCTACACAGGCAGCTATAGCAAATGGGGTTGGTGGCATGCTGGCATCGCTTTGTTCACAGTCTATATTTGTTCCAATTGATGTG GTTAGCCAAAGGCTAATGGTGCAAGGATACTCGGGCCATGCTAACTACAATGGGGGCCTAGATGTTGTTCGCAAAGTCTTGAAATCTGAAGGCATTCGTGGACTATATAGAGGATTTGGTCTCTCAGTTGTAACTTATTCTCCATCAAGTGCAGTATGGTGGGCCAGCTATGGTTCAAGCCAGCGCTTAATGTGGAC CCTCTTAGGACATGGGACTGAGAATGGTCAACCTGCTCCTAGCCAGGGAATGGTAGTGTCAGTTCAAGCTGCTGGTGGAATTATTGCGGGTGCTACTGCATCTTGCATCACAACTCCATTAGATACCATTAAAACACGTTTGCAG GTGATGGGGCATAAAAATGACAGACCTAATGCAAGACAAGTAGTTAAACAGCTGATTGCAGAAGAAGGTTGGAGTGGATTATACAGAGGACTGGGTCCAAGATTTGTCAGCATGTCGGCATGGGGTACCTCGATGATACTAGCCTATGAATATCTGA AGCGCTTGTGTGCAAAGGAGTAA
- the LOC116013638 gene encoding protein COBRA-like, with product MLVAMGLSRSLAKFTASVAVVVFLISCFSFTSTDAFDPLDPNGNITLKWDVISWTADGYVAVVTMYNFQQYRHIQAPGWTLGWTWAKKEVIWSMMGAQTTEQGDCSKFKANIPHCCKKDPIVVDLLPGTPYNQQIANCCKGGVINSWGQDSQTAVSSFQVSVGQSGTTNKTVRLPKNFTLKAPGPGYTCGPAKVGKPTKFITGDGRRITQAMMTWNVTCMYSQFLAQKTPTCCVSLSSFYNDTIVPCPTCTCGCQNNGTQRENCVDPNSPHLASVVSDHGSANSKANLAPLVQCTNHMCPIRIHWHVKLNYKEYWRVKITITNFNYRMNYTQWNMVVQHPNFDNLTQIFSFNYKALTPYGSLNDTAMLWGVKFYNDLLSQAGPLGNVQSELLFKKDLTSFTFEKGWAFPRRVYFNGDNCVMPPPDSYPYLPNASSRHKTSLLSLVVALISSIAVFFFV from the exons ATGCTAGTGGCAATGGGGCTCTCGAGATCTCTTGCTAAATTCACTGCTAGCGTCGCTGTTGTTGTCTTCTTGATTTCTTGCTTCAGCTTTACTTCTACAG ATGCCTTTGATCCACTTGATCCCAATGGAAACATCACTTTAAAATGGGATGTAATCAGCTGGACAGCTGATGGCTATGTT GCTGTTGTTACGATGTACAACTTTCAGCAATATAGGCATATTCAAGCACCGGGTTGGACGTTGGGATGGACGTGGGCGAAAAAGGAGGTTATATGGAGCATGATGGGAGCTCAAACTACAGAGCAAGGGGATTGCTCGAAGTTTAAGGCGAATATTCCACATTGCTGTAAAAAAGACCCTATAGTGGTTGACTTGTTACCCGGAACTCCATACAATCAACAGATTGCAAATTGTTGCAAAGGAGGAGTTATTAACTCGTGGGGCCAGGATTCACAAACCGCGGTGAGCTCGTTCCAAGTCAGTGTTGGTCAATCAGGAACGACCAATAAAACGGTTAGATTACCAAAGAATTTTACCTTGAAAGCACCCGGCCCTGGTTATACTTGCGGACCAGCAAAAGTTGGCAAACCAACCAAGTTCATTACTGGAGACGGGAGAAGAATAACACAAGCTATGA TGACCTGGAACGTGACGTGCATGTATTCACAGTTTCTAGCTCAAAAAACTCCGACTTGTTGTGTCTCACTCTCATCCTTCTACAACGACACAATTGTGCCCTGCCCAACATGCACTTGTGGCTGTCAAAACAATGGCACTCAACGTGAAAACTGTGTAGA TCCAAATTCTCCCCACCTAGCTTCAGTTGTATCAGATCATGGGAGTGCGAATTCGAAGGCCAACTTGGCTCCTTTGGTCCAATGTACAAACCACATGTGCCCGATCAGAATTCACTGGCATGTGAAGCTTAACTACAAGGAATATTGGCGGGTGAAGATCACGATAACAAACTTCAATTACCGGATGAATTATACACAATGGAACATGGTTGTCCAACATCCCAACTTCGACAATCTAACACAGATCTTCAGCTTTAACTATAAGGCTTTAACGCCTTATGGATCATTAA ATGACACTGCAATGTTATGGGGCGTAAAATTCTACAATGATCTGCTCTCGCAAGCTGGTCCTTTAGGAAATGTCCAGTCAGAGCTTCTGTTCAAAAAGGATTTAACGAGTTTCACTTTCGAGAAGGGCTGGGCTTTTCCACGCAGAGTTTATTTCAACGGGGACAACTGTGTCATGCCACCACCCGATTCATACCCATATTTGCCAAATGCTAGTTCGAGACACAAGACCTCTCTACTTTCTCTAGTGGTGGCATTGATATCGTCCATAGCAGTATTCTTCTTCGTGTGA